The stretch of DNA ACCTTTTTCCATTCACCGATACCACTCATTCGTATGGTGAGAATATGGCATTCAAAACCATCCGAGATGCTGAGCACCTTAAATTCCTCCCTGTTTCGACTAAACCCTAGAGCGTATAAACAGGAATTGATATCTAAACCGAAATTATTGAGAGGAATTTCCACGATTTGTCGAGTGCTAGGGTTAATGAGATACCGGAATTCTTCGCGACGGATGAACTTGTATCGGTGGGGATGCCAGGCGAATCCTTTCACGCGGCCGAATAGAGTCTGCTGGAACCGGCAATTCGAGAAGCTGAAGAGGCAGGCGGGCTCACCGCCGCCGGAATGGGTGTCGCCGGACAAGATAGTGAGCTTTGATTTTTCAAGACTGTAAGCGGTGATGAGAAAGTGTTGGTGGAGGACATTGCGGAGGGAGCGGGAGAAGTGAACCCCCACCAAAGACGTGTCGCCGATAAGGCCACGCCAGAGCTTGCAGACTGACCGGAAACGGAGGAGAGACTTCACCGGCAGCCTGGAGAAAATGTCGAGAAGGATTTCCACCGGCAGATCATCCCCCACCGCCGCCGGCACGGCCGCGATTTTAGTGCAGGTTGGATCGGAGCTCGTCCTGGCGAGCTTCGCAGCTAATTGCGGCGGAATCGAAGGCGAATTTTGCGGCGGAATCGGCGGCGAATCCGAAAACGGTCGGGTCATGGCGGCGGATTTTGAGTTGAAATTTCGTCTTAACAGAGAATTCTTTTATAGGCACATATGTGGACAGTTGACACTTAACtggaaattaacaaaatttgtataaacattatgaaaattaacaaaattttgtataaaaattaaggaaattaacATTTTCGCCCCTTATTTGTTTCACTTTTAGAATTTAGTcattgtaatttaatttaaacgAATTTAGCCccttaatttttcataaataataatgttgtaCTTTTAGTCCCTAGTATTATACACTTGTCAAATTccatatacatttttttattatcatttagAATCAATATTTACAGTTAATAtggcattattttttttgacaaattcGATTTTGGATTAAAAATATCAAACGTCAAGGATATAACCGTTTTCtcatctctctctttctctctctcaattttttttttcattcttcatAAGACAGTAATGTTCTTACGTTTCATGCTAAGCACTTGTATTTTGCAGAAAATATGTCATACTTTATTGTATTATACGAGTCAGAATTTATGTCCGTCAACTATGACTTGCATATGTTGTGTGTGGGTGTGCGTGTGACGTGCGTGCCATACATAtgacatattttatgttttatacgcgtttgaactttgaagtcaTGTGCGTGAGTTATGACCTTCATTAATTCAGTCAAAGATGCTATGTGTTATAATGTGTGGagcattttcatttgatcaaattaaagaaaatgagatttttgtccccttaattgtttataaatcataatgtttcacttttaatttctaGTATTATACACTTGTCAAACTCGGTTAACAAACACGGGTCATGACGTCACGTTTTGAGTTGAAATTTCGTCTTAACAAAGAATTCTTTTATAGGCATATACTGTGGACTAGTTGACACTTAACtggaaattaacaaaatttgtataaacattatgaaaattaacaaaattttgtataaaaatcaaGGAAATTAACATTTTGCCCCTTATTTGTTTCACTTTTAGAATTTAGTCCTTGTAACTTTATTTAAACGAATTTAGCccctaaaattttcataaataataatgttgtaCTTTTAGTCCCTAGTATTATACACTTGTCAAACTCCatatacagttttttttttttaattatcatttagAATCAATATTTACAGTTAATATGACATTATTTTTTTCGACAATTTCGATTTTGGATTAAAAATATCAAACTTCAGAATATAACCGTTTtcttatctctctctctctctttctcattttttttcttttttccataaGACAGTAATGTTCTTACTTTTCATGCCAAGCACTTGTATTTTGCAGAAAATATATCATACTTTATTGTATTATACGAGTCAGAATTGATGTCCGTCAACTATAGCTTGCATATGTTGTGTTTGAGTGTGCGTGCGACGTGCGTGCCATACATATggcatattttatgttttatacgcgtttgaactttgaagtcaTGTGCGTGAGTTATGACATTCATTAATTCAGTCAAAGATGCTATGTGTTATAATGTGTGGAGCCTTTtcatttgatcaaattaaagaaaatgacatttttgtccccttaattgtttataaatcataatgtTTTACTTTTAGTTTCTAGTATTATACACTTGTCAAACTCGGTTAACATACACGGGTCATGGCGTCACGTTTTGAGTTGAACTTTTGTGTTAACATGTAATCCTTTTATAGGCATATACTGTAGTTGTACTTTGCAGTTGACacttaactgaaaaaaaaaacatcaaaaaagTTTTAATAGAAAACTTGGCTAAAAGAGTAAAAGGCAAAAGATTAACTATGCTTGATATGAgtttacatatattttattgttaaattagctaaatataattaattaaaaattattaatttttttaataatatataatactttgataacttttttctcaaaaataaccataaaaaatatattaccaattaattattcagtTTTActgtcaaaaataaaataattattataaagatGTCATTTTGTGTTCATTGTAATATACCAATTacttaatagtttaattttatcGAATACTTCTAATTAACCTCGTAGGCATAGTccaaaaaatctaattaataaaaCCTAGTCAAGCAAGCGAGATGGCTTTTGACGAGAACAGTGTTGAAACCTTTATCCGGTCAGGCATGAATTGAATCAATTTCGTCACAACTGCAATGCGTTATTATAAGTGGGGCAATTTCATatgaaaattaacaaaattttgtataaaaatgaagGAAATTAACATTTTCCCCCCcgatttgttttacttttagaaTTTAGTCCTTGTaacttaatttaaataaatttagccccttaatttttcatatataataattttgtacttTTAGTCCCTAGTGTTTTACACTTCCCAAACTCCATATAGAGTTATTTTCGTTTTATCATTTAGAATCAATATTTACGGTTAATATGACATTATTTTTGCCGAAAATTTCGATTTTggatttaaaatatcaaatttcaaGGATATAACCGTTTtcttatctctctctctctttctcaattttttttcttttttgcataagACAGTAATTTTCTTACGTTTCATGCAAAACACTTGTATTTTGCAGAAAATATGTCATACTTTATTGTATTATACGAGTCAGAATTGATGTCCGTCAACTATGGCTTGCATATGTTTTGTGTGGGTGTACGTGCGACGTGTGTGCAATACGTATGACATATTTTCTGTTTTATACacgtttgaactttgaagtcaTGTGCGTGAGTTATGACATTCATTAATTCATTTAGAGATGCTATGTGTTATAATGTGTGGagcattttcatttgatcaaattaaagaaaatgagatttttgtccccttaattgtttataaatcataatgtTTCACTTTTAGTTTCTAGTATTATACACTTGTCAAACTCAGTTAAGAAACACGAGTCATGGCGTCACGTTTTGAGTTGAAATTTCGCCTTAACAGAGAATCCTTTTATAGGCATATACTATGGACAGTTGACACTTAACtagaaattaacaaaatttgtataaacattatgaaaattaacaaaattttgtataaaaatcaaggaaattaacatttttgccCTTATTTGTTTCACTTTTAGAATTTAATCCTTGTAACTTAATTTAAACGAATTTAGccctttaatttttcataaataataatgttgtaCTTTTAGTCCCTAGTATTATACACTTGTCAAACTTcatatacaattattttttttttattatcatttaaaatcaatatttaCAGTTTATATGCCATTATTTTTTTCTACAATTTCaattttggattaaaaataTCAAACTTCAAGGATATAACCGTTTTCttatctctttctctctttctcaattttttttttcttttttgcataagACACATGTTCTTACGTTTCATGCCAAACACTTGTATTTTGCAGAAAATATGTCATAATTTATGGTATTATACGAGTAAGAATTGATGTCCGtcaactatataatattttctcttattttctctaCAATCATTCTCCCTCcaaccccctccccccccccctcttgtTGTGGGTCCTACCATCATACACATCATCTACAATTTTATTcacttttatataattatataatatataataataaaattttattttaaaaattacaatttcaaattttgatttaaaataaatttaaatttaaataatacatttttttaattataaaatataatttcaaaaattaatcaaaatataatatcataaattaaaatctatTTTCAAAATTGTCTATGGAACAAATTAACATtcagaatttaattttaaataatacctATGCTAAaaattagtacaattaaaaatgttaaaaataaatttacatatagaaattttaaaaataaatagcaaataaaaaacaaaaaataaactaaaaaacaaaatcaaaatcaaaatcaagcCTTTGAAACAActtgatttttgaaaaaattatatatatatatatatatatatatagaatcctaaTCGTATGAAAACCATGCGCccaagtgagaacgtgaggacaaatctaaaccattgatctgtaagatctgatggatgaaaAATCatgtaaaaaatgagcggggtcattttcataaatattataaacttttaaaatgagcggggtcattttcataaatattataaaattttgtttatttcaaccgttagatctactagattgATGGcttggatttgtccttacgttctcacctgattaaagacctttctttaattatgatcaaatgaaaatgctCCACACATTATAACGCATAGAAATTGGACAGAcatgcatgatatatatatatatatatatatatatatatatatatatatacactccgTATATTATTATGGCTGAGGCTATTGTGCGCCGGTATGCGTAAATGTGCGCTTCTTTGTCTTCTGGTAGCCATCGTAAAGGCACCGGGTGCGGggtgtatgtgtgtgttgtgTGGAAAAATGTGTGCGCATTTCCTTTTCCGTACGGTGCGTAAGTTAGCATTGGCTTACATGGGAAGGTAGTTACTCTCTTGCTAAATTGCGCCGCGATGTGCTAGTGGATGGCTGCCAAGCTGCACTTGTGTCAGAGTGGGGCCAGCCTTAGAATCATAGGTTATCTTTTTCTAAAATAGAAATTGACTAATATACGTGTCAGAATTGATGTCCGTCAACTATGGCTTGCATATGTTGTGTGTGGGTGTGCATGCGACGCGCGTGCCATACATATggcatattttatgttttatacgCGTTTGAACTTTGAACTAATGTGCGTGAGTTATGACTTTCATTAGTTCAGTCAAAGATGCTATGCGTTATAATGTGTGGagcattttcatttgatcataattaaagaaaatatcatttttgtccccttaattgtttataaatcataatatttcacttttagtttctAGTATGGTA from Ipomoea triloba cultivar NCNSP0323 chromosome 7, ASM357664v1 encodes:
- the LOC116025566 gene encoding F-box protein At5g49610-like, giving the protein MTRPFSDSPPIPPQNSPSIPPQLAAKLARTSSDPTCTKIAAVPAAVGDDLPVEILLDIFSRLPVKSLLRFRSVCKLWRGLIGDTSLVGVHFSRSLRNVLHQHFLITAYSLEKSKLTILSGDTHSGGGEPACLFSFSNCRFQQTLFGRVKGFAWHPHRYKFIRREEFRYLINPSTRQIVEIPLNNFGLDINSCLYALGFSRNREEFKVLSISDGFECHILTIRMSGIGEWKKVNSLMPDEIKNEFWSIRYQDCVCIAGVMHWILWEIKKIATFNLETESFSTMELPVELQTSSVSGRTFYLLEIDGCLAVVCDGDVPEFGSSRIDLWVLKEYEIGNWVGEIINLPGYYLGAYITGSVPCSGEIMLSTLRRSAESAIVPLYDRSTRSFREVEIPLPPSLSSNDVKLGDPVVYTESLFSFRFLFISLD